The Juglans regia cultivar Chandler chromosome 11, Walnut 2.0, whole genome shotgun sequence genome contains the following window.
TCTGATTCCCGTCCCATGTCAGTGCGTGGATCGCCGATATCACAGCAAGGCCAGCTTGGTCCAAGGTCCTTGCCATGAAAAAGCAACTGTAAGGAGTAAACTGTTGTCGTGGTGCTCTAGGGGCTCATTTGAACTCGATAagtatgtgtttttttcttcaatttttgttCCTAGTGTTTCAGTCTCCCCCTGTTCGGTGTCTGGACCTGTGCTATTGTGTTTTATCTGAGTTGTTACTGGTGTTTCGCCTATTATTTTGATGGCGAGTTAAACAACGGAAGCTAGAGATTGAcattgaaattgagaaaaaattacaaatagagAGAAACTTTGAGattaagattttaatataaaataaatcgaTCATCTTTTCTGAAACCCACAAGTCAGTCTTAAATAactaatgaaaaatgataaaactgtAATTAGAGCCAAAGAATAGAATACAAAATAAGATAACTATGACTAAAATTTAGACTAAGAATCCGGAATAAAAGTGTTACTAGTCCAGAGACTTGCGGTGCCCACGAAATAGGGCACAGGGGTCAAGAGACCACACAACCCTCGTTGTAAACGAGGAACAAACCAAACAACCTGTCAATCACGGAATTAAGGGAAAAGACCTCATAACATCAAAGCGAAAAGCGACACGATGAAAAGCCAAAATTGGCTAAATGTTCACTATAAGTACTATATAGAAATGTTCACAATGTTTACACAATGAAAACTTGCTATCACACAAAAGTGTCCACAAAGCTTAAGAAACAAGAAAGCTAAGAGCTAGGGCTGCTAGAAGGTGGAGGTGGGTGAGAATCATCAAAAGCATCGAGCATGGTGTCCCGGCCAAATGCGTCGACAAATCGGCGCGAGGCCACATCAGGCTTAAACATCTCCAAGTCTAGGCACCTTAAGTCAGCGCCCAAGGCCCATCTTTCGAAAAAGATAGTTATAGGAAAAGTAATCTAGGATGATCCAATCACCCGGAATGTGCAAGAAAACTCAAGAAAGTCCAAGAACACATATGGAGAAGAAACTGAATCTTCTGAATTATCAAAAGTGAAAGTAAAGTATAGagtagttcatatatatatatacaagagaaGAGTGCATGTGCAACGCATGTGCAATAAACTAAATTAACATTTGAagtaactatttacaaactgacTACTAACTAATTATTTACAAGTGACTATTTACATACTTCAATCTCCCCCTCAAGATAAGTGTGAATGTCAAGAACACCcatcttgaaaagaaaataaagaaattgtgCAAAAGGTAAAGCTTTGGTGAATATGTCAGCTAGCTGATGCTGAGAACTAACATGTAGAGTTCGAAGTACACCAGATTATGTCTTCTCAAGCACAATATGACAGTCAATTTCTATGTGCTTAGTTCTCTCGTGAAAAATAGCGTTTGCTGCTATGTGAAGTGTAACTTTactatcacaaaataaaaatgctaGATAGTGATGAGTAATGCCAAAATCTTGAAGTAAAGCAATTAACCAAGTTAATTCACAAGTAGTGGAAGTCAAGGCTCTATATTCAGCTTtaactaaatattttgaaactatATTCTGTTCctttgatttccaagaaatTAGAGAGTCTcctaaaaatacacaaaacccAGTCACTAATTTTTTGGTGACTGGACAAGTTGCCCAGTCAGAATTTGTCAAGGCCTTCAAGTGTAATGAGGAGgacaatgaaagaaaaatttccTGACTAGGTTTACCTTTGAGATACCTTAATACATGATGTGCAATATCTAAATGTGTTTGGGCAGGTTGATCCATGAATTGACTTAAGATTTGTACAGAATAAGCCAAATCAGGTCTTATTATTGTGAAGTAAAGCAATCCCTCTACCAATCTTCTTATAAACTGTGGGATATTTCAACAATGCAGAATCTATTTTTGCCAAACACAAGTTAGAGCTCATGGGAACTTTAGTTAGTTTACAGCCAAGAAAACTAGTATCAGCCAGGATTTCCACGGTATAATGTCATTAACAAAGTGAAATTTCTTTAGAAGTTCTGGCCTTTCTAATCTAAGGAAATACTTAAGATCTCCAAGATCTTTAATCTGAAAAGTACTATGGTTAATGGATTTTATGTCTTGGACAACTTTAAGATCACTGCTAGCCATaatcacatcatcaacataTGTCAAGAGGGCAAGAAATGTAGAACCAGAAACTCTAGTGAACAATGAATAGTCATATTTGGACTGCGTAAAACCATGTTGTAAAAGGCAGCTAGTGAGTTTACAATACCATTGCCTTGAAGTCTATTTTTGGGCATATAATGACTTTGTTAACCTGCATACCTGAGTCTCCTCCTTGTTACCATACTCTTGAGGTAGTGTTATATACACTTCCTCATctaaatctccatataaaaatacattgtTTACATCCAATTGATGTAAAtaccaattatatgaaaaagcaACAACAAGTAAGCATTTTACACTTGTAAGCTTGGCCACAAGAgaaaaagtttcaataaatCCAACTCTTCTTGTTGAGTATACCCCTTAACTACAAGTCTAGTTTTATATCGTTCAATGGTCccatttaatttgcatttaatttTGTACACCTATTTACAACCAATGAGATGTTTATCAGGAGGCAAGTCACTTAGAACCCATGCTTGATGGTAGCAAACAGCAACTCCCATGCTCGACGACAACGAGGATAGAAACACTTGGAGACAACTGTTGCACGTCTCTCCTCCTTCAGCATCTGTGATGAGGTCTCTCCTCCTTCAGCATCTGTGATGAGTCGTCGCTAGCTCGTCGAACCCACATAccacaatctctctctctctctctctctctcaatctctctctctatatatataggcacAAGGTTTTACAATTATGAAGGAacattacaaaataaacaatACGAAACAAAGTATCCtccttttttaatattctagcCGTTAATATATTTCTCCAACGGTGTTCGTAGTTTCGAAATTCCTAGCCATTGGTgcctcaaattaaaaaaaagaaagaaaaaagaaaaaatacctaGCGGTCACTAATTTTATCCTTCTCTACTGTTACTACTTTTATGTTAAGGAGATTTGTCACTATTTTTTATACacctaaaattttttataatttattttaaatcaactaatataattatgacacttcattaaaaaataaactccatTTGACTTAACTACCTTTAATTTTAAGTagagtagtaaaataattagagACTAAtgtatgtttatcattttccttttcaaattacgaagaatatatataatttaagattaatttttctttgtggGGAAATTCCTGACCGTTGGATAAATATCTAATCCAAATGGTTACATATCCTTCCATGCTTTTTAAGTTGCAGGATTTTCTAGCAACTCGGTTTCCTGATCTTCATTTTTAATTCACATAGACATACTAGTTAAACGTGTACATGTTTGATTCGAGTTATTTTATTCTGATGTTGGTATATAAAgtatatcatttaaattataagaattaatttgtaagatttaaattttaaaatatatttttgaaagcAATGATCTTATGAAAgcaatgataataattatttttgaattaatataaatgaattttCTGTCAAGTGTAAAGAAGCTAAAAAGTATAAGAATTAACTAGCCATTTTTTATGTCACATTTAGTAACATATAGGCAGATGATATAAGGTTGTGTGCAGTGTTAaaaccaaaattaatatatctagacaaaattaaaaataaaaatcaacatgatattttataaatctcattgatatgtattttaatatataaaacaaattgagataagttgaaaaaaaaaaaaaaactgtccaCTGTTTAGGCGGGCGCTTGGGaccatgccttttttttttgagcGCTTGGGACAATGACCTTAAGAGCATGTATATGTAATATTCCTGGTGGTTTAGGTCTGGAATCTCCTTCCAATTATTTTCAGATCAAGTGGTGACTGCTTTCTGCTTCTCATCTACACAAAATATTCCACGAAAAAACaccaccccaaaaaaaaaaatcaaagtcatTGGTAATATCAGCTGCCACGTAGCTTGCAAAAAAGCATTTGTCTTCAAGATAAGTCTCGAGTCTGGGACTACTTCAGAAGTATATATAAAGTCTACTTCTATAGCCATTGTTCCTTGCGTTCTCTCTTCTTTGTTCTTAATCACGTTTCACAGCCCGGCCACAATCATGGCAGCCATCAGACTCCATGGAACGCCTTACTCCACTGCTGTGGCGCGAGTTCTCACTACCCTGTATGAGAAAGAGCTTGAATTTGAGTTTGTTGAGATAGACATGAAAGCTGGTGAACATAAAAAGGAGTCCTTCCTGTCTATCAACGTAAGAAAAGGAAACCATGCATCCATGTTTGTTTACCTCAACAGGATGAATCAATAACTATTACTCTTACAGCTCTgtttttaatcttatatttcCTTGTTGATGCAGCCATTTGGTCAGATTCCAGGGTTTGAAGATGGAGATCTAAAGCTCTTTGGTAAACTTTATATGCAATTAGCAGAAATGACTTAGTAGGGtgaatgaataaaattagaGTGATTATGATTCTTGGACCTTTTTTTTACTGCAGAATCAAGAGCAATCACTAAATACATTGCCCAGGAGTATGCTGACAAGGGGACCCAGTTCAAATGCGGAGACTCTAAGACAGCAGCAATCATAGGGGTGTGGATGGAGGTGGAGGCCCACCAATTCGATCCGGTTGCTTCGAAGCTTACCTGGGAGCTAGCATTAAAGCCTCGGTATGGCTTGGCTACAGACACAGCAATCGTGGAGGAGAACGAAGCAAAGCTGGCTAAGGTTCTTGATGTCTACGAGAGTCGACTGGCTCAGTCGAAGTACTTGGGATGTGGCTGCTTCACCTTGGCGGATCTGCACCACCTGCCCTGTATTCACTACTTGCTGGGCACTCAAGCTAAAAAGCTCTTTGATTCCCGTCCCCACGTCAGTGCATGGGTAGATGCTATCACAGCAAGGCCAGCTTGGTCGAAGGTCCTTGCCCTGCAGAAGCAGCAAGGATAAAGCAGCTGTTTGTCCTCAATAAGCACGTGTATCGACTTGATGTATTCTGTTTTTATAGTGTTAATGTCTCCTACGTTCAGTATGAGGACTTGTGTTTTTAGGTTTGCTTTCATAAGTAGTTAAGGGAGCTTTGTCTTCAATCATCATTACTATGTTtatgaagcatattttaaataattactctTGCGCGCATATTACCAATTCGTATGCTACTTGGATGAGTAAAATTCAAACAAGAAGATTGTGCAATCCCAACTGTAAACccttcaattttgaaaaatagaggcTGACTGAATCAACGCCTTGAGTAAGAGAGTGAATGGACTGTTTCAATTCATAAATTCTAGGTCCATTATTTTGTGCAAAGTGTTGCTCCAACTCAAGCCATAGGGCATGAGCTGTCTCAACATACACAACACTATTCTTAATTTCGAGGGACATAGCATTTTGGAGCCAAGTCACAACCATATCATTACATTCAAG
Protein-coding sequences here:
- the LOC109019544 gene encoding glutathione S-transferase-like, giving the protein MAAIRLHGTPYSTAVARVLTTLYEKELEFEFVEIDMKAGEHKKESFLSINPFGQIPGFEDGDLKLFESRAITKYIAQEYADKGTQFKCGDSKTAAIIGVWMEVEAHQFDPVASKLTWELALKPRYGLATDTAIVEENEAKLAKVLDVYESRLAQSKYLGCGCFTLADLHHLPCIHYLLGTQAKKLFDSRPHVSAWVDAITARPAWSKVLALQKQQG